The Amycolatopsis sp. DG1A-15b genome contains the following window.
CGGGACGGACCTTCGTGGCGGCACCGGGTTCGGCGCGGTTGAGGTTCGCGAGGTAGGTGTTGGACAGCCCGAAGGTCTGCTGCATCATCACCGGCGCGGCCGCACCGGGGGCGGGACAGCCGACGTGGCCGAAGCCGAGGGCGTGGCCCATCTCGTGGTTGATGGCGTAGGCGCGGTAGCCGGCCAGGTCGCCGTCGTAGGAGTGGGCGCCGCGGAGCCAGCGGGCGAGGTTCACGACGATCCGGTGGTCGTGCGAGAGGCGGCACGAGGAGTCGAAGGGGATGCCGAAGCCGCAGAGGTCCGGGCGCCGGGCGGTGCCGGGACTGGTCAGGCTGATCCGGACGGAGGGGCCGGCGCCGGCCTCGGCCTCGGCCTCGCCGAGCCGGCGGAAGGTCACGGCCCCGAGCCCGATCCAGCCACGGGGGTCGGCGAGGATCGCGTCGACGTCGTGGCCGAAGGAGGGAAGGTCGACGCCGTCTTCGATTTCGACGGTGTAGGTGAGGAGTTTCTCGCCGCTGCCGAAGTCGTGGCCGCTACCGGGGACGACGTGCCAGGTCCCGTCGCCGGCTTCGGTGACCGGCACCCCATCGGGCAGCGCGGCCGGTTCGGGAGCGGGTTTCGGGGCGGTGGCCGGCACGGTGGGCGGAGCGGTGGGCAGGGCGGAACCGACCCCGGAGATCCGCCGCGGCTGGGCGGCTTGCGGGGTGAGGAGAAGAGCAAGGGCAAGGGCAACGGCGAACACGAGCACAGCGGGCGGCCACCAAGCCACGGCGGCGGCCGCGGGCGCGGGAGCCGGAGGCGGCGGAGCGGGCGGTTCGGCCGGGGTGGCCGGTGCACGCGGAACCCGGGGCGCCGGCGGGCCGACGGAGATCGCGGGGGCGACGGAGATCGAGCGGGGGCGCCGTGCTTCGGGTTGGGGCGTGGGCGTGGGCGTGGGTTGGGGTGTGGTTGGCGCTGGGGCTGTGCGGGTGGCGGCGGTCGGCGTGGCCGTCGGATGGGATGTGGGCGCCGGTTCGGGTGTGGTCGGCGCTGGGGCTGTTCGGGCTGCGGCCGTCGGTTGGGGTGTCGGTGCCGGCTCGGGCGTGGGCTGGGGTGTAGTCGGCGCTGGGGCCGTTCGAGCCGCGGCGGCCGGTGCGGCCGAGGTCGCGTCTTCGGTCGAAGTTCGCTGCTCGGGCGGCCACACCGGGGCGGGTGTTGCGGGGGAAGCCAGGCGCGCCTCGGGGATCGGTGTGGCCGAGGCCGGCGGCGCGGGCGCTGCCGGGTTGGCCGGTGCCGTCCAACCTGCCTGCGCCACCTGGCCAGGCGCCGGCGGTTCCGGAGATGCAGGGTGGCGTGGAGTGGTTTCGGCCGGGGCCATCCGGGCCTCGCCGGCCGGTGCCGCCGGAGCCGCCGGTGCCGTCCGAGTCGCTGCGGCCGGGCTCTCCCCGGCCGGTGCCGCCGGGCGGTCCGGTGCCGTCCGAGTCGCTCCGGCCGGGCTCTCCTCGGCCGGTGCCGCCGGGACCGCCGGAACTGCCGGGACCGCCGGGACCGGCCGAGCCGTCGGGGGCGGGATGCGTGGCGACCTCGGTGCCTGGACGCCCTGCGGCGGCGCCGGCCGGCGGCGTGGCTGGGGGAGCCAGTCCACGCGGGCCAGGGGGTGTCGTTCAGTAGGCAAGGCCCACGCTCGCACACTCCGGCGCCACCGGGCCCTCGGTTTGCGGGTACGACACCGTCGACGGGTCGCCGTCGGAGGTGTAGCGGTGGCTCTCGGGCGCACCCAGTTCGTCGAGCCAGTGGGCCGATCCGTACTCCGCCTCCGAACCCGCCGACTGCGAACGGATCCGCGGGATCGCCGCGGGATCGAACTTGCCCGAGCACGGTGACGGCGCCGGCCCGGCCCCCACCAGGAGCGCGCCGCCGTACGAGTAACCCGGGCCCTGCAGCGCCAGGCCCGTGCGGTGCGGGCGGCTTCCGTACGGCAGGGCCAACGTCGTCGGCCGGTAGCCCGGGACCGCCTGGCGGATCAGCGCGTCCTCCTCGGCGATCGCCGCCGTCACCGCCGGTTCCGTTGCCGTGCGCAGGTTCGTGTGGTGCCGGGTGTGGTTGCCGATCTCGAAGTGGTGCTCGGCCAGCCAGCGCAGCGCGCGCCCGTCCGCGTCGCCGCCGAACGGGTGCTCGTTGACGTACAGGCTCGCGACCGGGCGGAACCGCGGGTGCGCCGCCGCGACGTCCAGGAGGATGCGGACCGCCGTGCCCGGTTCCGGTTGGCCCTGGGGCGTCAGGCGGAACGTGCTCGGGTCGCCGTCGTCGAACGTCAGGACCACCGGGTGCGCGCCGGCCGGGAGGTCGAGCCGGCGGGAGACCAGTTCCGCCGTCGTGACCGGGACGTAGTCCTCGGTCGCGAGCCGTTCGAGCTCGGCCGTGAAGTCGGCGGGCGTGCGCTCGTAGACCGACTTCGGCTGCGCGACGAGGCGGTGGTACATCAAGACCGGCACCCGGCCGAGCTCGTCGGCGCCCACCTGCCGGGCGGCGGCGGGCGTGATGCGGACCGGCGCGGCGGCGGGCGCCGGGTGCGGCGGTGCGGGCGCCGGGGCGACGGGCGCGGGGCCGCCACAGGCCGCCAGCGCGAGGACGGCGGTGAGCCCGGCACCGGACCGGAAAAGGCAACGCATGGCGGAAGTGTGCGTCGGGCCCGCCGCGGGCGCGGGCCGGACCACCGGGTCGGGTGAGCCCGCAATGGTTCGCGATGGCCCGGAAAAGCGGGATTTCCCAGGCCGGGGCCATGAGCCCGGAAACGGCTCCAGCACGATTCGGTGATCGTCGGGAAACCGGTTTGGCGAAGATCACCGCCGGGTATTTCCCCGCGATGGTCCCGAAAAAGGCGGTCGCCGCCGAACGAACCTTCGATCGACGCCTGGTCCTCACCGCCGCCCTCGCGGGCTTGGCCACGAGTGCGTGTGGTGCGCTGCAACGGGGACGGGCGCTGGCCGTGCCGGCCCCGGCAGCAGCCGCCGCCGCCGCGGCGGCGGCGCCGCCACCGCCTCCGAACCCGCTCGAAAAAGGCCTGCTCGTCGGCTTTTGCGGGGCACCGGGCGCGAAGGCGCTCGGCCGCATGACGGGCGACCTCACGGAAGCGAGCCGCGCACTCCGCCGCCAGATCGAGGCGTTCCCGCCGGGACGTCCGGTCACCCCGGTCGTCGAGCTGATCGCCACCACCGTGCACCGCTCGCCGGGCGAGGACGGCATGTTCCGCAGCCGCTGCGAGGACGCGACCGTGCGCGACTACCTCGACGCCGCGCGGGCGCTGAACGGGTTGCTGCTGCTGAACATCCAGCCCGGCCGCGCCGACTTCCTGCCCGAGGTCCAGGCCTACGAACGCTGGTTGACCGAGCCCGACGTCGGCGTCGCGCTCGACCCCGAGTGGGCCGTGGAACCGGGCGTCGTCCCCGGCAAGAAGTTCGGCCGCACGACCGGCGCCGAGCTCGACGGGGTCGCGCGGTACCTCGGGGGCCTGGCCGACGCGCACCACCTGCCCGCCAAGGTGATGGTCTACCACCAGGTCGCCGCGTCCGTCGTGCGTGACGAAGAGCTTTTGCGGCCGCACAAGGGAGTCTCGGTCGTCAAGGTGGTCGACGGCATCGGGTCGGCCGCCGCCAAGAAGGCGACCTGGAAGACGCTGATGACGACCATGCCCGCCCAGGTGCGGCCGGGCTTCAAGCTGTTCTTCGAGGAGGACACCCGCCGCGGCGCGGGCCTGATGACCCCGGCGGACGTTCTGGCGCTGAGCCCCACCCCCGCCTACGTCGTCTACGAATAGCCGGCACGTCGGAAAAGCCCGGTGCGGTCCGCCGCACCGGGCTTTCTCATGGCCGCGTACCCGGTTCGCAGACGACGAAAGCCCGGCGCGGGAGGGGAACCGCGCCGGGCCGTCGCCGGCTTGTCCGTCCGGGGTACCGGCCGGCCTAGCCGACCGGGACGGGCAGCCCGCCGAGAAGGTCGTTCACCAGCGCGGAAAGGCTGATCAGCACCCGCTGCAGCAGCGCGTTGAGCAGGGCCGACACCGGCGGCAGCGACTGGCGGGCCGCCAGCTTGGCGGCGAGCTCGTCGACGCCCTTGCGCGCTTCGGCGTTGTCCTTCTGCGCCGTGGCCGCGCTGTCCTTGGCCGCGGCCTGGATCGTGTACCGCTTGCCCTGGGCGAGATCCGACAGCAACGGGTCGAGGCGGGCGAGGGTGGCCTGCGTGCCGGGCACGTCCCCGTTGTCCGCCCGCGCCGCCAGCTGGTCGCGCAGGCCCTGGACCTCCGCCGCGGCGCTGGTGGTGCTCGACGATCCGCTGCCACCCGGCCCGCCTGCCGTCGCCACACCCACCCCCGTCAAGGCCACCGCGGCGGCGGTGACGAACACCGTGAGCGCTCGGGTCAGTGCACTTTTCATGTCGTACTCCTCCGGATTGTGCGATGCCGACTGCGATCATGGTGAGCGCCGGTCCGCGATAACGCGAGCGGATGTCCGGGTGCCGGCGGAACCGGTTGATTTCACACGGTGTACAGCCCCGCGAGTTCTCCGGAACAAACATCGACATCGCGTGAAGCGGTTGTTCAGCCGTTTTGCGCTTCGGCTACTGATCGTGAGGCCATCACTCGGCCGTGTCCGACGATTGCGATGAATGGCTGAATCGGCTCGGGTTTCTTCACCAAAGGTGCGATCGGTGCCAGTTTCGAGTGAGGCGCGACTTTCACTCGATCGTGAGGTTTAAGGAAAGGAATGATGGGTAATCAAGCGAATTTGGCTGGCGGTGGGAAAGCCACCCTTAAGTAGGGTACGGTGCGAAAACACTTCTTGCGCGGCGAACGCGTGGCTAATCTGGGAGGCGGCTGCAGGGCCGGTTTCTCCGGCCGTTACTGTGGCCTCCTCGGTGCCGAGACCTGACAACTGGGCGCCATTCGGAGAGAAGTAAACGCAGAACGTCCCGACGCCCGACGGCGCCGGGACGTTCTGCGCGAAGACGGGAGGAAACGGCGGTGCGGGGCACCAGGGTCACTCGGGCAGCCGGCGGGAGCCGGGTGTGCGGTACCGGTGGCACCCGGACGCCGGAGGAACGGGTACGTGGCATCGGCCGAGGTCGGGTATCCGGCGGGAGTCGGGTGCCCGGTGCGGGAAGTGCCCCGGCGCCCGGCGGGGATCG
Protein-coding sequences here:
- a CDS encoding DUF3152 domain-containing protein — its product is MLVFAVALALALLLTPQAAQPRRISGVGSALPTAPPTVPATAPKPAPEPAALPDGVPVTEAGDGTWHVVPGSGHDFGSGEKLLTYTVEIEDGVDLPSFGHDVDAILADPRGWIGLGAVTFRRLGEAEAEAGAGPSVRISLTSPGTARRPDLCGFGIPFDSSCRLSHDHRIVVNLARWLRGAHSYDGDLAGYRAYAINHEMGHALGFGHVGCPAPGAAAPVMMQQTFGLSNTYLANLNRAEPGAATKVRPDGAVCRPNPWVTAPH
- a CDS encoding polysaccharide deacetylase family protein, with protein sequence MRCLFRSGAGLTAVLALAACGGPAPVAPAPAPPHPAPAAAPVRITPAAARQVGADELGRVPVLMYHRLVAQPKSVYERTPADFTAELERLATEDYVPVTTAELVSRRLDLPAGAHPVVLTFDDGDPSTFRLTPQGQPEPGTAVRILLDVAAAHPRFRPVASLYVNEHPFGGDADGRALRWLAEHHFEIGNHTRHHTNLRTATEPAVTAAIAEEDALIRQAVPGYRPTTLALPYGSRPHRTGLALQGPGYSYGGALLVGAGPAPSPCSGKFDPAAIPRIRSQSAGSEAEYGSAHWLDELGAPESHRYTSDGDPSTVSYPQTEGPVAPECASVGLAY